From one Suricata suricatta isolate VVHF042 chromosome 8, meerkat_22Aug2017_6uvM2_HiC, whole genome shotgun sequence genomic stretch:
- the EPHA10 gene encoding ephrin type-A receptor 10, translated as METGAGPHPLRLFVCLMPLCLALLLGPGRPGIAEEVILLDSKASQAELGWTALPSNGWEEISGVDEHDRPIRTYQVCNVLEPNQDNWLQTGWIGRGRGQRIFVELQFTLRDCSSIPGAAGTCKETFNVYYLETEADLGRGRPRPGGSRPRKIDTIAADESFTQGDLGERKMKLNTEVREIGPLSRQGFHLAFQDVGACVALVSVRVYYKQCRATVRGLAAFPATATESAFSTLVEVTGTCVAHSEGEPGSPPRMHCGADGEWLVPVGRCSCSAGFQERGDICEACPPGFYKLSSRRPLCSPCPEHSRALGNASTFCVCQDSYARSPTDPPSASCTRECPSGRRSEVGGRGGGVAKGRGLRTEERGEGHGGRRPRRWSGGRGARAGDGGPRPWVGGARTRVQTXXXXXPGARYTVRVAALNGVSGPAAAAGATYAQVTVSTGPGAPWEEDEIRRDRVEPQSVSLSWREPIPAGAPGANGTEYEIRYYEKGQSEQTYSTVKTGAPAVTVTNLKPATRYVFHIRAASPGPSWETKSFNPSIEVQTPGEAASGSRDHSPAVVVTVVTVSALLVLGSVMSVLVMWRRPCPYSKGGQDAHDEEELYFHFKVPTRRTFLDPQSCGDPLQALHLFAKELDAQTVTLERSLGAGRFGELSFGCLQLPGRQELPVAVHTLRGGCSDSQRLSFLAEALTLGQFDHGHVVRLEGVVTRGSTLMIVTEYMSHGALDGFLRRHEGQLAAGQLMGLLPGLASAMKYLSEMGYVHRGLAARRVLVSSGLICKISGFGRGPRDRAEAVYTTMSGRSPALWAAPETLQFGHFSSASDVWSFGVVLWEVMAFGERPYWDMSGQDVIKAVEDGFRLPPPRNCPSPLHRLMLDCWQKDPGERPRFSQIHGLLSKMVQDPEPPKCVATTSPRPPTPLADRAFSTFPSFGSVGAWLEALDLGRYKDSFAAGGFGSLEAVAAMAAQDLVSLGISSAEHREALLSGISALRARVLQLQGHGVQV; from the exons TCATCCTCCTGGATTCCAAAGCCTCCCAGGCTGAGTTGGGCTGGACTGCACTGCCAAGTAATGGG TGGGAGGAGATCAGCGGAGTGGACGAGCACGACCGTCCGATCCGCACATACCAGGTGTGCAATGTGCTGGAGCCCAACCAGGACAACTGGTTGCAAACTGGCTGGATCGGCCGTGGCCGCGGGCAGCGCATCTTCGTGGAGCTGCAGTTCACACTGCGCGACTGCAGCAGCATCCCGGGCGCCGCGGGCACCTGTAAGGAGACTTTCAACGTCTACTACTTGGAGACAGAGGCTGACCTGGGCCGCGGGCGTCCCCGCCCAGGTGGCAGCCGGCCCCGCAAGATCGATACAATCGCTGCAGATGAGAGCTTCACGCAGGGCGACCTGGGCGAGCGCAAGATGAAGCTGAACACAGAGGTGCGCGAGATCGGTCCGCTCAGCCGGCAGGGTTTCCACCTGGCCTTTCAGGACGTGGGCGCATGCGTTGCGCTGGTCTCTGTGCGCGTTTACTACAAGCAGTGCCGCGCCACGGTGCGGGGCCTGGCGGCATTCCCAGCCACCGCAACTGAGAGTGCTTTCTCCACGCTGGTGGAGGTGACGGGAACGTGTGTGGCGCACTCAGAAGGGGAGCCCGGCAGCCCCCCGCGCATGCACTGTGGAGCTGACGGTGAGTGGCTGGTGCCCGTGGGCCGCTGCAGCTGCAGTGCGGGATTCCAAGAACGCGGTGACATCTGTGAAG CCTGTCCCCCAGGGTTTTACAAGTTGTCCTCGCGCCGGCCTCTCTGCTCCCCGTGCCCAGAGCACAGCCGGGCCCTGGGAAACGCCTCCACGTTCTGCGTGTGCCAGGACAGCTACGCGCGCTCGCCCACCGACCCGCCGTCAGCCTCCTGCACCCGTGAGTGCCCCTCCGGAAGGCGTTCGGAGGTgggggggcgtgggggaggggttgcTAAGGGCAGGGGGCTCCGCACTGAGGAGCGTGGGGAAGGGCATGGGGGTCGGCGACCCAGGCggtggagtggagggaggggagccagggctggggacGGGGGGCCCAGGCCTTGGGTTGGAGGAGCCAGGACAAGAGTCCAGAC NNNNNNNNNNNNNNGGCCCGGGGCGCGCTACACCGTGCGCGTGGCGGCGCTCAACGGCGTGTCTGGCCCGGCTGCCGCCGCGGGAGCCACCTACGCGCAGGTCACCGTGTCCACCGGGCCCGGGG CGCCCTGGGAGGAGGATGAGATCCGCAGAGACCGAGTGGAGCCCCAGAGTGTGTCCCTGTCATGGCGGGAACCCATCCCTGCCGGAGCTCCGGGGGCTAACGGCACAGAGTACGAGATCCGATACTATGAGAAG GGTCAGAGTGAGCAGACTTACTCCACAGTgaagacaggggcacctgcggTCACGGTCACCAACCTGAAGCCGGCCACCCGCTATGTCTTTCACATCCGGGCGGCTTCCCCAGGGCCCTCCTGGGAGACGAAGAGCTTCAATCCCTCCATTGAAGTGCAGACCCCAGGGGAGG CTGCCTCTGGGTCCAGGGACCACAGCCCTGCGGTCGTCGTCACCGTGGTGACCGTCTCAGCCCTCCTCgtcctgggctctgtgatgagtgTGCTGGTCATGTGGAGGAG GCCCTGCCCCTACAGCAAAGGAGGTCAGGACGCCCACGACGAGGAGGAGCTGTACTTCCACT TCAAAGTCCCGACGCGCCGCACGTTCCTAGACCCCCAGAGCTGTGGGGACCCACTGCAGGCTCTTCACCTGTTTGCCAAGGAGCTGGATGCACAGACCgtcacactggagagaagccttggAGCAG GGCGGTTCGGGGAGCTGTCCTTCGGCTGTCTGCAGCTCCCTGGCCGCCAGGAGCTCCCCGTGGCCGTGCACACACTCAGGGGTGGCTGCTCCGACTCTCAGAGGCTCAGCTTCCTGGCCGAGGCCCTCACCCTGGGCCAGTTCGACCACGGCCATGTCGTGCGGCTGGAGGGTGTCGTCACCCGAG GAAGCACCTTGATGATCGTCACGGAGTACATGAGCCATGGGGCCCTCGATGGCTTCCTGAGG CGGCATGAAGGCCAGCTGGCGGCTGGGCAGCTGATGGGGCTGCTGCCTGGGCTGGCGTCTGCCATGAAGTACCTTTCGGAAATGGGCTACGTTCACCGGGGCCTGGCGGCCCGCCGTGTGCTGGTCAGCAGTGGCCTCATCTGCAAGATCTCTGGCTTCGGGCGGGGGCCCCGGGACCGAGCAGAGGCCGTCTACACCACCATG AGCGGCCGGAGCCCGGCACTGTGGGCTGCCCCCGAGACGCTGCAGTTTGGACACTTCAGCTCTGCCAGTGATGTGTGGAGCTTTGGTGTTGTTCTGTGGGAGGTGATGGCCTTTGGGGAGCGGCCCTACTGGGACATGTCTGGCCAAGAC GTGATCAAGGCGGTGGAGGATGGCTTCCGGCTGCCACCCCCCAggaactgcccctcccccctacaCCGACTCATGCTTGACTGCTGGCAGAAGGACCCAGGCGAGCGGCCCAGGTTCTCTCAGATCCACGGCCTTCTGAGCAAGATGGTGCAGGACCCCGAACCCCCAAAGTGTGTGGCAACCACCTCTCCCAG gccccccaccccactggcaGACCGTGCCTTCTCCACCTTTCCCTCCTTTGGCTCTGTGGGCGCATGGCTGGAGGCCCTGGACCTGGGCCGCTACAAGGACAGCTTTGCTGCAGGTGGCTTCGGGAGCCTGGAGGCCGTGGCTGCCATGGCCGCCCA GGACCTGGTAAGCCTGGGCATCTCATCGGCTGAACACCGGGAGGCCCTCCTCAGCGGGATCAGCGCGCTGCGGGCACGGGTGCTCCAGCTACAAGGCCACGGGGTGCAGGTGTGA